Below is a genomic region from Candidatus Thermodiscus eudorianus.
AATAGAATTAAGGTGGCCGCGGCGATGAAGATACCTAGCTACGACGAGTTCAGAGGAGCCCTGGAAGACGCTGTAAGGATCCTAAAGGCGGAGTGGGAGAATGGATACCGTGGGGATCTCAAGTTTGTTAAGAGAAGAGACGGGATACTCCTCATAGAAAACGGGTTTAACGGTGATATACTAGTAGTAGGGGACCTGCACGGCGACTATAGGTCGCTAGCCAAAGCACTGGAACTCGGGAAACGGGCTGACTTAGTCATTTTCCTAGGAGACTATATAGATAGGGGGCCCCTAGATGAGCAGATCATGGTCCTATACGAACTCCTATCCAGGATAGCTAGAGGCGAAAACATCATACTCTTGAGAGGGAACCACGAGGCACCACGGGGTCTAGAACCCTCTGGCCAGGACTTCCCCTATGCACTCTATCGATTCTATGGGGATAACGCTGGTAGCCTAATGGAGCTCTCTAAGGACTTATGGGACTTGATGCCATACGCGCTGGTAATTGAGAATCACGCGTTGTTACTCCATGGAGGCCCCCCAACCCGGAACCTGAACGCTGGCCTATTGGAGTATCTAGGCGTTGGCAGCGTTGACAGGATGAGTGTGCTTGAAGAGGTTCTCTGGAACGATCCGATAGAGGCTGACATCGTAAGAGCCCCTAATCCTCGTGGCGCTGGTAGTCTATGGGGGAGGCCCGTCACCGATATAGCTCTGGGGAAGGTGGATGGCCGGGTCATAATCAGGGGCCATGAAGCCGTCATGACCGGTCACAAGTGGAATCACGAGGGGAGGGTCCTGACCGTCTTTACCAGTAGGATCCCGGTGTATCCGGTTGAGAGTGCATCCGTTGTGCTGTGTAGAGTTGCTGAGCTAGAGCCTCATAGGGAAGACTGCGTTAGAGGCCTATAGAGCCTAGGATCCATGGCATCCCGCCATCTGGGCATATATGTTGACCCTGGAGCATATCTTGCATATAGACTCCCTGTATTTTACATAGGCTTCCCGAGTGTTTATACCATCGTTTTTGGCGATCATCTCCGAGATCTCCCTTATGATGTTCATTAAGTCCCTCTGCACCGATATGTTTTCTATTAGCTTCCTGCCTCTCTCGCCGTTCAAGTAGTAGGTTACCGCTGCCGGCGTGAGCCCTAGTAGCTTAGCCGCCCTGTAGCGGGAGTAATTATATTCCTCCACTAGGGTCTTTGCTATAACTGCTCTTATGCTTGGGATTACGATTTTACCAGCGTATTCGCAGGGTAGCTCTAGTTTGAATTGTTGGTTTGGTTCCTCTTTGGCTTGCCCGCGTTTTATCCTCTGTCTCTTCAATTACCTGACCCTAGGTATGGTGTTGCGTGGAGTACATAAATACGGAGGCTATATATTAATTAATTAACTAATAATATTTTAATAATTTATTCATTTACTCATATAGCGATACAGTATTAAACTTTAAAGTAGCAGGTTACGCTTCCGGTGGGAAGAAGAATGAGCGCAAGGAAATACTACACCCTAGACCTCTCCGAGGAGTTCAGGAGAGACCTACGCGAAACACTAGAAGACATGATAGACCCAGTAGAAATAAACGTCTTCATAGACGACAACTGTGAAACCTGCGAAGACACAGT
It encodes:
- a CDS encoding transcriptional regulator; this translates as MKRQRIKRGQAKEEPNQQFKLELPCEYAGKIVIPSIRAVIAKTLVEEYNYSRYRAAKLLGLTPAAVTYYLNGERGRKLIENISVQRDLMNIIREISEMIAKNDGINTREAYVKYRESICKICSRVNIYAQMAGCHGS
- a CDS encoding serine/threonine protein phosphatase is translated as MKIPSYDEFRGALEDAVRILKAEWENGYRGDLKFVKRRDGILLIENGFNGDILVVGDLHGDYRSLAKALELGKRADLVIFLGDYIDRGPLDEQIMVLYELLSRIARGENIILLRGNHEAPRGLEPSGQDFPYALYRFYGDNAGSLMELSKDLWDLMPYALVIENHALLLHGGPPTRNLNAGLLEYLGVGSVDRMSVLEEVLWNDPIEADIVRAPNPRGAGSLWGRPVTDIALGKVDGRVIIRGHEAVMTGHKWNHEGRVLTVFTSRIPVYPVESASVVLCRVAELEPHREDCVRGL